From the Panthera leo isolate Ple1 chromosome C1, P.leo_Ple1_pat1.1, whole genome shotgun sequence genome, one window contains:
- the AP4B1 gene encoding AP-4 complex subunit beta-1 isoform X2: MPYLGSEDVVKELKKALCNPHIQADRLRYRNVIQRVIRMPKLDQWGQAEVLNFLLRYEPRSEEELFDILNLLDSFLKSSSPGVVMGATKLFLILAKKFPHVQTDVLVQVKGPLLAACSSESRELCFAALCHVRQILHSLPGHFSSHYKKFFCSYSEPHYIKLQKVEVLCELVNDENVQQVLEELRGYCTDVSADFAQAAIFAIGGIARTYTDQCVQILTELLGLRQEHITTVVVQTFRDLVWLCPQCTEAVCQALPGCEENIQDSEGKQALIWLLGVHGERIPNAPYVLEDFVENVKSETFPAVTMELLTALLRLFLSRPAECQDALGRLLHYCIEEEKNMAVRDRGLFYYRLLLAGIDEVKRILCSPKSDPSLGLLEDQAERPVNSWASDFNTLVPVYGKARWATISKYQGAERRGPELPDTASFATSGPLIPEENKERVQELPDSGALVLVPNCQLTAEYFEKTWFSLKVAHQQVFPWRGAVHPDTLQMALQVVNIQTIAMSRAGAHPWKAYLSAQDDTGCLFLTELLLESENSEMQISVKQNEPRTETLNSFISVLETVFGTIGDIKS, encoded by the exons ATGCCGTACCTTGGCTCCGAGGACGTGGTGAAGGAGCTGAAGAAAGCTCTGTGTAACCCTCACATTCAGGCGGATAGGCTGCGCTACCGGAATGTCATCCAGCGAGTGATTAG AATGCCAAAACTGGACCAATGGGGCCAGGCTGAAGTATTGAACTTTCTGCTACGCTACGAACCCCGCAGTGAGGAGGAGCTGTTTGACATTCTCAATCTGTTGGATAGCTTTCTCAAGAGCAGTAGCCCAGGTGTGGTGATGGGAGCCACGAAACTCTTTCTGATCTTGGCAAAAAAATTCCCCCACGTACAAACCGACGTGCTTGTGCAAGTCAAGGGACCTTTGCTGGCCGCCTGTTCTTCAGAGAGCCGCGAGCTCTGCTTTGCTGCCCTCTGTCACGTGCGTCAGATCTTGCATAGTCTGCCGGGTCACTTTAGCAGCCACTACAAAAAGTTTTTTTGCTCTTACTCGGAGCCGCACTACATCAAGCTGCAGAAGGTGGAGGTGCTGTGTGAGCTGGTGAACGATGAGAACGTGCAGCAGGTGCTAGAGGAGCTCCGGGGCTACTGTACCGATGTGTCAGCCGACTTTGCCCAGGCTGCCATCTTTGCCATAG GTGGTATCGCCAGGACCTACACAGATCAGTGTGTGCAGATTCTAACAGAGTTGCTGGGGCTTCGACAAGAGCACATTACCACAG TGGTGGTGCAAACTTTCCGAGACCTGGTTTGGTTGTGTCCTCAGTGTACGGAAGCTGTGTGTCAAGCCCTGCCCGGCTGTGAGGAGAACATTCAAGATAGCGAG GGGAAACAGGCCCTTATTTGGCTCCTTGGTGTCCATGGGGAGAGAATTCCCAATGCTCCCTATGTGTTGGAAGACTTCGTGGAGAATGTGAAGTCAGAGACGTTTCCAGCCGTGACGATGGAGCTGCTCACTGCGCTGCTGCGCCTTTTCCTCTCCCGGCCCGCCGAGTGCCAGGACGCGCTGGGGCGCCTGTTACATTACTGCATAG aggaagaaaagaatatggCAGTACGAGACCGAGGTCTCTTCTATTACCGCCTTCTCTTAGCCGGCATTGATGAAGTGAAGCGGATCCTCTGTAGCCCTAAATCTGACCCTTCTCTTGGACTTTTGGAAGATCAGGCAGAAAGACCTGTGAATAGCTGGGCCTCAGACTTCAACACGCTGGTGCCAGTCTATGGCAAAGCCCGCTGGGCAACCATCTCTAAATACCAGGGGGCAGAGCGTCGGGGCCCAGAGCTTCCTGACACTGCGTCCTTTGCCACCTCAG GTCCCCTGATTCCTGAAGAGAACAAGGAGAGGGTACAAGAACTCCCTGATTCTGGAGCCCTCGTGCTAGTCCCCAATTGCCAGCTTACTGCTGAGTATTTTGAGAAAACTTGGTTTAGCCTGAAAGTTGCTCATCAGCAGGTGTTCCCTTGGCGGGGAGCAGTCCATCCTGACACTCTCCAGATGGCCCTACAAGTAGTGAACATCCAGACCATCGCAatgagcagggctggggctcaTCCGTGGAAAGCCTATCTCAGTGCTCAGGATGACACTGGGTGTCTGTTCCTAACAGAACTGCTGTTGGAGTCCGAGAACTCGGAAATGCAGATCTCTGTGAAACAAAATGAGCCAAGGACCGAGACGCtgaatagttttatttctgtattagAAACTGTGTTTGGAACAATTGGAGACATAAAATCATAA
- the AP4B1 gene encoding AP-4 complex subunit beta-1 isoform X1, giving the protein MPYLGSEDVVKELKKALCNPHIQADRLRYRNVIQRVIRHMTQGLDMSGVFMEMVKASATVDIVQKKLVYLYMCTYAPLKPDLALLAINTLCKDCSDPNPMVRGLALRSMCSLRMPGVQEYIQQPILNGLRDKASYVRRVAVLGCAKMHNLHGDSEVDGALVNELYSLLRDQDPIVVVNCLRSLEEILRQEGGVVINKPIAHHLLNRMPKLDQWGQAEVLNFLLRYEPRSEEELFDILNLLDSFLKSSSPGVVMGATKLFLILAKKFPHVQTDVLVQVKGPLLAACSSESRELCFAALCHVRQILHSLPGHFSSHYKKFFCSYSEPHYIKLQKVEVLCELVNDENVQQVLEELRGYCTDVSADFAQAAIFAIGGIARTYTDQCVQILTELLGLRQEHITTVVVQTFRDLVWLCPQCTEAVCQALPGCEENIQDSEGKQALIWLLGVHGERIPNAPYVLEDFVENVKSETFPAVTMELLTALLRLFLSRPAECQDALGRLLHYCIEEEKNMAVRDRGLFYYRLLLAGIDEVKRILCSPKSDPSLGLLEDQAERPVNSWASDFNTLVPVYGKARWATISKYQGAERRGPELPDTASFATSGPLIPEENKERVQELPDSGALVLVPNCQLTAEYFEKTWFSLKVAHQQVFPWRGAVHPDTLQMALQVVNIQTIAMSRAGAHPWKAYLSAQDDTGCLFLTELLLESENSEMQISVKQNEPRTETLNSFISVLETVFGTIGDIKS; this is encoded by the exons ATGCCGTACCTTGGCTCCGAGGACGTGGTGAAGGAGCTGAAGAAAGCTCTGTGTAACCCTCACATTCAGGCGGATAGGCTGCGCTACCGGAATGTCATCCAGCGAGTGATTAG GCACATGACTCAGGGCTTGGACATGTCTGGTGTTTTCATGGAAATGGTGAAGGCCAGTGCCACCGTAGATATTGTTCAGAAGAAGTTGGTTTATCTGTACATGTGTACATATGCCCCCCTGAAACCAGATCTGGCTCTCTTGGCCATTAATACGCTGTGCAAAGACTGTTCGGATCCCAATCCAATGGTGCGGGGGCTGGCATTACGGAGCATGTGTAGTCTCAG GATGCCTGGTGTGCAGGAATACATCCAACAGCCTATTCTCAATGGTCTGCGAGATAAGGCTTCATATGTCAGGAGGGTGGCAGTCCTTGGTTGTGCCAAGATGCATAATCTTCACGGAGACTCGGAAGTGG ACGGTGCTCTGGTAAATGAATTATACAGTTTGCTGCGTGACCAGGATCCAATTGTGGTTGTGAACTGCCTGAGGTCTCTAGAGGAAATTCTGAGACAGGAAGGAGGTGTTGTCATCAACAAGCCCATCGCCCACCATCTCTTAAATCG AATGCCAAAACTGGACCAATGGGGCCAGGCTGAAGTATTGAACTTTCTGCTACGCTACGAACCCCGCAGTGAGGAGGAGCTGTTTGACATTCTCAATCTGTTGGATAGCTTTCTCAAGAGCAGTAGCCCAGGTGTGGTGATGGGAGCCACGAAACTCTTTCTGATCTTGGCAAAAAAATTCCCCCACGTACAAACCGACGTGCTTGTGCAAGTCAAGGGACCTTTGCTGGCCGCCTGTTCTTCAGAGAGCCGCGAGCTCTGCTTTGCTGCCCTCTGTCACGTGCGTCAGATCTTGCATAGTCTGCCGGGTCACTTTAGCAGCCACTACAAAAAGTTTTTTTGCTCTTACTCGGAGCCGCACTACATCAAGCTGCAGAAGGTGGAGGTGCTGTGTGAGCTGGTGAACGATGAGAACGTGCAGCAGGTGCTAGAGGAGCTCCGGGGCTACTGTACCGATGTGTCAGCCGACTTTGCCCAGGCTGCCATCTTTGCCATAG GTGGTATCGCCAGGACCTACACAGATCAGTGTGTGCAGATTCTAACAGAGTTGCTGGGGCTTCGACAAGAGCACATTACCACAG TGGTGGTGCAAACTTTCCGAGACCTGGTTTGGTTGTGTCCTCAGTGTACGGAAGCTGTGTGTCAAGCCCTGCCCGGCTGTGAGGAGAACATTCAAGATAGCGAG GGGAAACAGGCCCTTATTTGGCTCCTTGGTGTCCATGGGGAGAGAATTCCCAATGCTCCCTATGTGTTGGAAGACTTCGTGGAGAATGTGAAGTCAGAGACGTTTCCAGCCGTGACGATGGAGCTGCTCACTGCGCTGCTGCGCCTTTTCCTCTCCCGGCCCGCCGAGTGCCAGGACGCGCTGGGGCGCCTGTTACATTACTGCATAG aggaagaaaagaatatggCAGTACGAGACCGAGGTCTCTTCTATTACCGCCTTCTCTTAGCCGGCATTGATGAAGTGAAGCGGATCCTCTGTAGCCCTAAATCTGACCCTTCTCTTGGACTTTTGGAAGATCAGGCAGAAAGACCTGTGAATAGCTGGGCCTCAGACTTCAACACGCTGGTGCCAGTCTATGGCAAAGCCCGCTGGGCAACCATCTCTAAATACCAGGGGGCAGAGCGTCGGGGCCCAGAGCTTCCTGACACTGCGTCCTTTGCCACCTCAG GTCCCCTGATTCCTGAAGAGAACAAGGAGAGGGTACAAGAACTCCCTGATTCTGGAGCCCTCGTGCTAGTCCCCAATTGCCAGCTTACTGCTGAGTATTTTGAGAAAACTTGGTTTAGCCTGAAAGTTGCTCATCAGCAGGTGTTCCCTTGGCGGGGAGCAGTCCATCCTGACACTCTCCAGATGGCCCTACAAGTAGTGAACATCCAGACCATCGCAatgagcagggctggggctcaTCCGTGGAAAGCCTATCTCAGTGCTCAGGATGACACTGGGTGTCTGTTCCTAACAGAACTGCTGTTGGAGTCCGAGAACTCGGAAATGCAGATCTCTGTGAAACAAAATGAGCCAAGGACCGAGACGCtgaatagttttatttctgtattagAAACTGTGTTTGGAACAATTGGAGACATAAAATCATAA